The proteins below come from a single Microtus ochrogaster isolate Prairie Vole_2 chromosome 8, MicOch1.0, whole genome shotgun sequence genomic window:
- the LOC113456528 gene encoding uncharacterized protein LOC113456528 — translation MSSDAGPVSFALLLLLEWRSEARARRPSQRPQDPPAYLVLGRRRPRRRAPTREAAAVAAAPAPPTPPGGGGGGGGAGGGGCAGGPRPAPRRAHPPEDAGCNLDPGREGPRSRAPPGYLLFFICFLLPGRRRKAQRKGKGRTEATRAAAPVPSGCAGARREARYFSLQIGSLQGLAATRKCTLAQRAAKGAGQGRHSPAQPHATLEALGRRGGPEAGAVTPPAFAFLPPPPLPRGARHVGRRELRRASPRSPGWPRLGRAPTTPAQPTCPLLGPEAPTSSWALRRPPVRSQAREVRRGLATGGTCVPRSQIRETVPAASARGDRSVYWNLYRCVRYEKPNVFTHLKILYYCCLDVAGAVLKALPWVGSPASLRPWGPEGRFARCPFTSPQVSRCSAVGIWTPTRMGHCGRESLDNIWAGFLGHDPRHPSAIPGREPAPCAQGLPRL, via the exons ATGTCCTCGGATGCTGGCCCGGTGTCCTtcgccctcctcctcctcctggagtGGCGCAGTGAGGCGCGGGCACGGCGCCCCAGCCAGCGGCCGCAG GACCCCCCCGCTTACCTCGTCCTGGGTCGCCGGCGTCCACGGAGAAGGGCGCCCACCCGGGAGGCGGCGGCGGTAGCGGCGGCTCccgcccctcccaccccacccggcggcggcggtggtggtggcggcgctgGCG GCGGGGGCTGCGCTGGGGGTCCCCGGCCCGCGCCGCGCCGCGCTCACCCCCCAGAGGATGCTGGCTGCAACTTGGATCCGGGGAGGGAAGGTCCTAGAAGCCGAGCGCCTCCCGGCTATTTgctcttctttatttgttttctcctccctggaaggaggaggaaagcgcagagaaaaggaaagggaaggacgGAAGCGACGCGGGCCGCTGCTCCGGTGCCCTCTGGCTGCGCAGGAGCGAGGCGGGAGGCGAG ATACTTCTCACTACAAATCGGCTCTCTCCAGGGATTAGCGGCTACGCGAAAGTGCACACTGGCGCAGCGGGCAGCCAAGGGGGCCGGGCAAGGCAGACACTCCCCGGCCCAACCCCACGCCACCCTAGAGGCTCTGGGGAGGCGCGGGGGTCCCGAAGCCGGTGCGGTGACTCCACCCGCCTtcgctttccttcctcctccgcCCCTTCCACGTGGGGCCCGCCACGTGGGGAGACGCGAGCTCCGGCGGGCCTCGCCGCGGTCCCCAGGGTGGCCCCGGCTCGGTAGGGCCCCCACCACGCCCGCGCAGCCGACCTGCCCTCTACTCGGCCCCGAGGCTCCAACTTCCTCTTGGGCCCTGCGCAGGCCACCGGTGCGGTCCCAGGCCCGCGAGGTCAGGCGCGGGCTGGCCACAGGGGGCACTTGCGTTCCCCGATCCCAGATCCGGGAGACCGTGCCGGCTGCGAGTGCGCGCGGAGACCGATCTGTGTACTGGAACTTGTATCGGTGTGTTCGCTACGAGAAGCCAAATgtttttacacatttaaaaattttgtattaCTGCTGTCTGGATGTCGCTGGGGCTGTTTTGAAAGCGTTGCCTTGGGTCGGATCCCCAGCCTCTCTGAGGCCTTGGGGTCCCGAGGGTCGCTTTGCGCGGTGCCCTTTCACGAGTCCACAAGTGTCTCGGTGTTCCGCGGTTGGAATCTGGACTCCAACGAGGATGGGGCACTGCGGCCGCGAGAGCCTAGACAACATCTGGGCTGGATTCCTTGGCCATGACCCGCGACATCCGAGCGCTATCCCCGGAAGGGAGCCAGCTCCTTGCGCCCAGGGCCTCCCAAGACTTTAG